The following coding sequences lie in one Alicyclobacillus curvatus genomic window:
- a CDS encoding sugar ABC transporter permease: MQLQPKATTNAPTKNRSLSLRTREKIAGYIFISPWLIGFLFLTFIPLIFSLYTSFTNYDITSEMNWVGFKNYITMFTIDPLFWKALYNTTFFVVLSVPLNTIGALSLAVLLNQKVTGMRIFRTVFYLPHVLSGVAVYLLWMEILNPQTGLVNVALSWFGIHGPAWFFDPHWAKPGVILMQLWGVGGGMLLYLGSLQSVPESLYEAAELDGAGPWQRFWNITLPMITPIMFFEIVTGIIGGFQVFQQGYVMSTASGGSPGSGSPVNSLLFYNLEMWNQAFVNFKVGYANAMAWLLFAIVMVLTWLNFKLSKRWVHYEGGDQ; this comes from the coding sequence TTGCAACTACAACCAAAGGCGACGACCAACGCGCCGACGAAGAATAGGTCGCTGTCCCTCCGAACCCGAGAGAAGATTGCCGGGTATATCTTCATCAGCCCTTGGCTCATCGGGTTCCTGTTCCTAACGTTCATTCCGTTGATTTTCTCGCTCTACACCAGTTTTACGAATTACGATATTACGTCGGAAATGAATTGGGTTGGTTTCAAGAATTACATCACAATGTTCACGATTGACCCTCTATTCTGGAAGGCCCTCTACAACACGACATTCTTTGTCGTACTCAGTGTTCCGCTCAATACCATTGGTGCACTGTCACTGGCGGTATTACTGAACCAAAAAGTTACTGGAATGCGTATTTTTCGAACCGTTTTCTACCTCCCGCATGTGTTATCTGGCGTTGCAGTGTATCTGCTCTGGATGGAAATCCTCAACCCCCAGACAGGCCTCGTGAACGTCGCATTGTCATGGTTCGGTATTCACGGACCGGCTTGGTTCTTTGACCCGCACTGGGCCAAACCTGGTGTAATTCTCATGCAGTTGTGGGGCGTTGGCGGTGGCATGCTGTTGTATCTTGGCAGTTTGCAGTCTGTACCTGAGAGCCTCTATGAAGCTGCTGAACTCGATGGAGCTGGGCCATGGCAACGATTTTGGAACATCACCCTGCCAATGATTACGCCGATTATGTTTTTTGAAATTGTCACGGGTATTATTGGCGGTTTTCAAGTGTTCCAGCAGGGCTACGTAATGAGCACCGCATCAGGCGGATCACCTGGCTCTGGCTCGCCCGTAAATTCATTGTTGTTTTATAACTTGGAGATGTGGAATCAGGCCTTTGTGAATTTCAAGGTTGGTTACGCCAATGCTATGGCATGGCTGTTGTTCGCCATCGTAATGGTTCTAACGTGGCTAAACTTCAAACTGTCGAAACGCTGGGTCCATTACGAGGGAGGCGACCAATAA
- a CDS encoding carbohydrate ABC transporter permease has translation MAVNKVPGRYYVGRKMRSRIYKTIIFVVLIVLSVTILAPAWWMVATSFKSMKEIMTTSNTFWPKHFHWHNYVAAWEAAPFTRYTLNTAFITLFVVLGTVISNSFVAYGFAKIKFPGRDWLFSILLGTMMIPGFVTMIPTYVIFTKIHWVGTYLPLIVPSFFSGAFFTFMLRQFYRQIPNELLEAAKIDGAGHLYIWWKIMLPLVRPALATVAIFTFNGAWNDFLGPLLYVSNESQYTLQIGLTTFQGQVATQWNYLMAASVVALLPVVLLFFLFQRYFIEGSNIMGGIKG, from the coding sequence ATGGCGGTGAACAAGGTCCCCGGCCGCTACTATGTCGGCCGAAAAATGCGCTCGAGAATCTACAAGACGATTATCTTTGTCGTACTCATTGTGCTGAGTGTTACCATCTTGGCACCAGCTTGGTGGATGGTTGCTACATCATTCAAGTCGATGAAGGAAATTATGACGACTTCCAATACTTTTTGGCCAAAACACTTCCACTGGCATAACTACGTCGCTGCATGGGAAGCTGCGCCGTTTACAAGGTACACGTTAAACACCGCGTTCATCACGCTCTTTGTAGTACTAGGTACAGTCATTTCCAACTCCTTCGTGGCCTATGGCTTCGCCAAGATTAAATTTCCTGGGCGTGACTGGCTATTCAGCATATTGCTCGGAACCATGATGATTCCGGGGTTCGTGACGATGATCCCGACTTACGTTATTTTTACGAAGATTCATTGGGTCGGAACGTATTTACCTCTGATTGTCCCGTCTTTCTTCTCAGGGGCATTTTTTACCTTCATGCTTCGCCAGTTTTATCGTCAGATCCCGAATGAGCTGCTCGAGGCGGCCAAGATTGACGGTGCTGGGCACCTGTACATCTGGTGGAAAATTATGCTTCCTTTGGTTCGCCCTGCACTCGCAACCGTCGCAATTTTTACGTTCAACGGTGCCTGGAATGACTTCCTTGGCCCGCTCCTCTATGTAAGCAACGAAAGCCAATACACGCTGCAAATTGGACTGACAACCTTTCAAGGACAGGTTGCGACACAGTGGAACTATTTGATGGCGGCTTCCGTCGTCGCTCTGCTGCCAGTGGTTCTCTTGTTCTTCCTCTTCCAACGCTACTTTATTGAAGGTTCCAATATCATGGGCGGCATCAAAGGATAA